A DNA window from Dama dama isolate Ldn47 chromosome 19, ASM3311817v1, whole genome shotgun sequence contains the following coding sequences:
- the LOC133073578 gene encoding translationally-controlled tumor protein-like yields the protein MIIYRDLISHDEMFSDIYKIREVADGLCLEVEGKMVSRTEGNIDDSLIGGNASAEGPEGEGTESTVITGVDIVMNHHLQETSVTKEAYKKYIKDYMKSIKGKLEEQRPERVKPFMTGAAEQIKHILANFKNYQFFIGENMNPDGMVALLDYHEDGVTPYMIFFKDGLEMEKC from the coding sequence ATGATCATCTACCGGGACCTCATTAGCCATGACGAGATGTTCTCCGACATCTACAAGATCCGGGAGGTCGCGGACGGGCTGTGTCTGGAGGTGGAGGGGAAGATGGTCAGTAGGACAGAGGGTAACATCGATGACTCGCTCATTGGTGGAAATGCCTCCGCTGAAGGCCCCGAGGGCGAAGGTACCGAAAGCACAGTAATCACTGGTGTCGACATTGTCATGAACCATCACTTGCAGGAAACCAGCGTCACAAAAGAAGCCTACAAGAAGTACATCAAAGATTACATGAAGTCAATCAAAGGGAAACTTGAAGAACAGAGACCAGAAAGAGTAAAACCTTTTATGACAGGGGCTGCAGAACAAATCAAGCACATCCTTGCTAATTTCAAAAACTATCAGTTCTTTATTGGTGAAAACATGAATCCAGATGGCATGGTTGCTCTGCTGGACTACCATGAGGATGGTGTAACCCCATATATGATTTTCTTTAAGGATGGTTTAGAGATGGAAAAATGTTAA